A window of the Haloarcula litorea genome harbors these coding sequences:
- a CDS encoding sugar transferase produces the protein MRSGWRYRLTAAVGTVVWTTAAVSLAYHPLVQAGVGLLPVVGDLPIESATRQELLLEIATTTAVVVAAFAPLYKPQPRRILDVWMAGVKRTGVAVLALATVGYFDYTYQLPRSTLIVAGATLCTFLPLYFVAIRRRPDSGGRTVVVGDSPDRVADVLEDVEDDVLGYVAPSVSSARQQDRQLLAGATDGGRPVGLADVDVLGGLPTLGTTLVDHDVDTAVLAFDRPDRAAFFSALTVCHDHGVTAKVHRDYADAVLTRDIGTDPLVEVDLNPWDVQDRVFKRLFDLTFAATALLALSPVVLAVAVAIRLDDGGPVLYRQERTATLGETLTVAKFRTMVPDAESDCGAVVSPADDGGVDARVTRVGRVLRPTHLDEVPQLWTVLRGEMSVVGPRPERPELDADIETDLHEWRSRWFVKPGLTGLAQIRDVTGHEPRRKLQCDIEYIRNQSVSFDLKIVVRQLYQVGQDALRVLDGTERLG, from the coding sequence ATGAGGTCCGGGTGGCGATACCGGCTGACCGCCGCAGTCGGGACGGTGGTGTGGACGACCGCCGCCGTCTCGCTGGCCTACCACCCGCTGGTCCAGGCGGGCGTCGGCCTGCTGCCGGTCGTCGGGGACCTCCCGATCGAGTCCGCCACCCGGCAGGAACTCCTGCTGGAGATCGCCACCACGACGGCGGTCGTCGTCGCCGCCTTCGCGCCGCTGTACAAGCCCCAGCCGAGACGCATCCTCGACGTGTGGATGGCCGGGGTCAAGCGGACCGGCGTCGCCGTCCTGGCGCTGGCGACGGTCGGCTACTTCGACTACACCTACCAGCTCCCACGGTCGACGCTCATCGTCGCCGGAGCCACGCTCTGTACCTTCCTGCCGCTGTACTTCGTCGCCATCCGCCGGCGACCCGACAGCGGCGGCCGGACCGTCGTCGTCGGGGACTCGCCCGACCGGGTCGCGGACGTCCTCGAAGACGTCGAGGACGACGTGCTGGGCTACGTGGCTCCGTCGGTGAGTTCGGCCCGACAGCAAGACCGCCAGCTCCTCGCGGGAGCGACCGACGGCGGTCGGCCGGTCGGCCTGGCGGACGTGGACGTGCTGGGCGGCCTGCCGACGCTCGGAACGACGCTGGTCGACCACGACGTCGACACCGCCGTACTGGCGTTCGACCGCCCGGACAGGGCCGCCTTCTTCAGCGCGCTGACCGTCTGCCACGACCACGGCGTCACGGCGAAGGTCCACCGGGACTACGCCGACGCCGTCCTGACCCGCGACATCGGGACGGACCCGCTCGTCGAGGTGGACCTGAACCCGTGGGACGTCCAGGACCGCGTGTTCAAGCGTCTGTTCGACCTGACGTTCGCGGCGACCGCGCTGCTCGCGCTCTCGCCGGTCGTCCTGGCCGTCGCGGTCGCGATCAGACTCGACGACGGCGGCCCCGTGCTCTACCGACAGGAGCGGACCGCCACGCTCGGCGAGACGCTGACCGTCGCGAAGTTCCGGACGATGGTGCCCGACGCGGAGTCGGACTGCGGGGCGGTCGTCTCGCCGGCCGACGACGGCGGCGTCGACGCACGCGTCACCCGCGTCGGCCGCGTCCTCAGACCCACCCACCTCGACGAGGTTCCCCAGCTGTGGACGGTCCTGCGCGGCGAGATGAGCGTCGTCGGCCCGCGGCCCGAGCGCCCGGAGCTCGACGCCGACATCGAGACCGACCTCCACGAGTGGCGGAGCCGCTGGTTCGTCAAGCCCGGGCTGACCGGCCTCGCACAGATCCGTGACGTGACCGGCCACGAACCGCGGCGCAAGCTCCAGTGTGACATCGAGTACATCCGGAACCAGTCGGTGAGTTTCGACCTGAAGATCGTCGTCCGGCAGCTGTACCAGGTCGGGCAGGACGCGCTCCGAGTCCTCGACGGCACAGAGCGTCTCGGATAG
- a CDS encoding SDR family oxidoreductase, whose translation MNILVTGGAGFIGGHLAERFAADGHDVVVLDNFDPFYAIDIKRHNVEAGRQAASASDGSYELVEGDVRDADLVADLVAGADHVYHQAAQAGVRPSVEDPRKYDEVNVDGTLNLLDACRDEGVERFVMASSSSVYGVPQYLPYDEEHPTTPVSPYGASKLAAERYAIAYSEVYDFPAVALRYFTVYGPRMRPNMAISNFVSRCLDGEPPIIYGDGTQTRDFTYIEDVVEANVTLLEEDAADGEVLNVGSTDNIAIKALAEEIRDQLAPELELVYEARHDADAEHTHADTTKAGELLGYDPDHTIREGVGKFVEWYRENRDWYEPLVRGS comes from the coding sequence ATGAATATTCTCGTCACCGGCGGCGCGGGCTTCATCGGTGGCCACCTCGCCGAGCGGTTCGCGGCGGACGGTCACGACGTCGTCGTGCTGGACAACTTCGACCCGTTCTACGCCATCGATATCAAGCGACACAACGTCGAGGCGGGACGACAGGCCGCCAGTGCGAGCGACGGGAGCTACGAACTCGTCGAGGGCGACGTCCGCGACGCCGACCTCGTCGCCGACCTCGTCGCCGGCGCCGACCACGTCTACCACCAGGCCGCACAGGCCGGCGTCAGACCGAGTGTCGAGGACCCCCGGAAGTACGACGAGGTCAACGTCGACGGGACGCTCAACCTGCTCGACGCCTGTCGCGACGAGGGGGTCGAGCGGTTCGTGATGGCCTCCTCGTCGTCGGTGTACGGCGTGCCCCAGTATCTCCCCTACGACGAGGAGCACCCGACGACGCCCGTCTCCCCCTACGGGGCGTCGAAGCTCGCCGCCGAGCGGTACGCCATCGCCTACAGCGAGGTGTACGACTTCCCCGCGGTCGCGCTGCGCTACTTCACCGTCTACGGCCCGCGGATGCGGCCGAACATGGCCATCTCGAACTTCGTCTCTCGGTGTCTCGACGGCGAGCCGCCGATCATCTACGGCGACGGGACCCAGACCCGGGACTTCACCTACATCGAGGACGTCGTCGAGGCGAACGTCACCCTGCTGGAGGAAGACGCCGCCGACGGCGAGGTCCTCAACGTCGGATCGACGGACAACATCGCGATCAAGGCGCTCGCCGAGGAGATCCGCGACCAGCTCGCGCCCGAACTGGAGTTGGTCTACGAGGCGCGCCACGACGCCGACGCCGAGCACACCCACGCCGACACGACCAAAGCGGGGGAGCTGCTCGGGTACGACCCCGACCACACGATCCGGGAGGGGGTCGGGAAGTTCGTGGAGTGGTACCGGGAGAACCGCGACTGGTACGAGCCGCTGGTCCGGGGTTCCTGA
- a CDS encoding glycosyltransferase family 2 protein, with amino-acid sequence MRPELTVVVPTLQTEEEIPVTSTLRACSFEDYELILRDDEPVTKARNEGIARAKANKIIFLDDDSEVEPGYLSLAAEILESEMAFAGRTIHPRDDIFATHFTGHYSFGDEPGYVDRFWGNNMGVRKEVFEAVGGWDENIGWGHEEKDLARRVIEEFDIYYDPNLVVYHPYADSLVDFWKKQHRLERQAPYCWDKEGISKTEKLRRVVNPLFDPWNYLGRTPVVAAARTGRTLMRFSGRVSGLVTHWRRQRQ; translated from the coding sequence ATGCGGCCCGAACTTACTGTCGTCGTTCCGACGCTACAGACAGAAGAAGAGATCCCGGTGACGTCGACTCTCAGGGCGTGTTCGTTCGAGGACTACGAGCTAATACTCCGTGATGATGAGCCGGTGACGAAAGCCCGTAATGAAGGAATAGCGCGAGCCAAGGCGAACAAGATTATTTTCCTGGACGACGACTCGGAAGTGGAACCCGGCTATTTGTCACTGGCTGCTGAAATCTTGGAGTCCGAAATGGCTTTCGCAGGGCGGACCATACATCCCAGAGACGACATCTTCGCCACGCACTTCACGGGACACTACAGTTTCGGGGACGAGCCAGGGTACGTTGACCGATTCTGGGGGAATAATATGGGTGTCAGGAAAGAGGTGTTCGAAGCAGTCGGCGGCTGGGACGAGAATATTGGCTGGGGTCACGAGGAAAAAGACCTCGCCAGGCGGGTCATCGAAGAATTTGATATATACTACGATCCAAACCTCGTCGTCTATCACCCCTATGCCGACTCACTAGTGGACTTCTGGAAGAAACAGCACAGACTTGAACGTCAGGCGCCGTACTGCTGGGACAAAGAGGGAATTTCGAAGACAGAGAAACTACGCCGAGTAGTTAATCCGCTCTTCGACCCTTGGAATTACCTCGGACGAACGCCAGTCGTAGCAGCTGCCAGAACTGGTCGGACACTTATGCGATTCTCCGGACGAGTGTCCGGGTTGGTAACTCACTGGCGCAGACAGCGTCAGTAA
- a CDS encoding metal-dependent hydrolase, whose amino-acid sequence MWPWGHAAVGYLVYSLGVRAAGRTPRDRPVLALAVGTQFPDLVDKPLGWTLGVLPGGRSLAHSLLTLAVVGVVLAALVRRLGGRDVAVSFVVGAVSHTLADGVSAVVAGEYGLLTYLLWPVLAMPEYSTEPSFAAHLATLGLDGAMAAELALVGLAVVSWQLDGRPGLGALRAVGDRWRYWRSSAE is encoded by the coding sequence ATGTGGCCCTGGGGACACGCCGCCGTCGGCTACCTCGTCTACTCGCTCGGCGTCCGGGCAGCCGGCCGGACGCCGCGGGACCGACCGGTGCTCGCGCTGGCGGTGGGCACCCAGTTCCCGGACCTCGTCGACAAGCCGCTGGGGTGGACGCTCGGCGTCCTGCCGGGCGGTCGGTCGCTGGCACACTCGCTGCTGACGCTGGCGGTGGTCGGGGTCGTGCTGGCCGCGCTCGTGCGACGGCTCGGCGGCCGCGACGTCGCCGTGTCGTTCGTCGTCGGGGCAGTCAGTCACACGCTCGCCGACGGGGTCTCGGCCGTCGTCGCCGGCGAGTACGGGCTGCTCACGTACCTGCTCTGGCCGGTGCTGGCGATGCCGGAGTACTCGACCGAGCCCAGTTTCGCCGCCCACCTCGCGACGCTCGGCCTGGACGGTGCGATGGCGGCGGAGCTGGCCCTCGTCGGCCTGGCCGTCGTCAGCTGGCAACTCGACGGCCGTCCGGGACTGGGCGCGCTCCGGGCGGTCGGGGACCGCTGGCGGTACTGGCGGTCGAGCGCCGAGTAG
- a CDS encoding glycosyltransferase family 4 protein, producing the protein MPESLNVVVVTQRFPPEKGGNASRISDMSVNLVDSETSVTVLAPTPCYPPGNFEWSWTRSSEEFVDGVRVVRLWTYQPRQENPALARRLLYYLVFALHSLLWLLLNIRSFDIVLTSTPPITTGIPGAAASVFGKSVFVDVRDRWIDNSVSLGYIDEDSILVKISRWFQWFVLHTADRILVMTPTLGAALVESYGTQLKGKLRQVPNGADIDSFAPQESSPSTGDSEDSGPVLVYTGNLGSAQALEPCIRAMTHVSRDDAVLRLVGDGDAKSQLEALVEELGISDRVEFVGLVDREEIPDILNHAEVGLAPLRETDELRYAVPTKLYEYLACGLPVLVTGRGEIERFVRESGGGIHTEAEPEAIAAALDGLLEDDERRSQMGLEGRQYVSDRYDRKRIAGRLREELHQFENSSRGRAGQDSPSES; encoded by the coding sequence ATGCCAGAATCACTCAACGTGGTCGTAGTCACCCAGCGGTTCCCCCCGGAGAAAGGTGGGAACGCCTCACGGATCAGCGATATGTCCGTGAATCTCGTCGATTCGGAGACCTCCGTCACGGTTCTCGCACCGACACCGTGCTACCCACCAGGAAACTTCGAGTGGTCTTGGACGCGTTCGAGCGAGGAATTCGTCGATGGCGTTCGTGTGGTCAGACTGTGGACTTATCAACCGAGACAGGAGAATCCCGCCCTTGCGCGCCGACTGCTGTATTACCTGGTCTTTGCCTTGCACTCGCTCCTCTGGCTGCTACTCAACATCCGTTCATTCGACATCGTTCTCACGTCGACACCTCCAATAACCACGGGAATTCCAGGTGCCGCTGCCAGCGTGTTCGGAAAGTCGGTTTTTGTCGACGTGCGCGACCGCTGGATCGACAATTCGGTCTCGCTGGGATATATCGACGAAGATAGTATACTGGTTAAAATCAGTCGCTGGTTCCAGTGGTTCGTGTTGCACACTGCAGACCGGATCTTGGTGATGACTCCGACGTTGGGTGCGGCGCTAGTCGAGTCCTATGGTACACAGCTGAAAGGGAAACTGCGTCAGGTTCCCAACGGTGCTGACATAGACTCGTTCGCCCCACAGGAGTCCTCACCGAGTACCGGTGATAGTGAGGACAGCGGACCGGTGCTCGTGTACACGGGTAACCTTGGCAGTGCACAGGCGTTGGAACCGTGTATCAGAGCGATGACTCACGTCTCGCGAGACGACGCAGTGTTGCGACTGGTCGGCGATGGTGATGCAAAGTCTCAGTTGGAAGCCCTGGTCGAGGAACTTGGCATCTCCGACCGCGTCGAGTTTGTCGGACTTGTTGACCGAGAGGAAATCCCTGACATTCTCAACCACGCCGAGGTTGGGCTCGCACCGCTGCGCGAAACAGACGAACTCAGATATGCTGTGCCGACCAAACTCTACGAGTACCTCGCCTGTGGGCTACCGGTACTCGTCACCGGACGCGGCGAAATTGAACGGTTCGTTCGGGAGTCGGGCGGCGGAATCCACACCGAAGCCGAACCGGAAGCAATCGCGGCGGCGCTCGATGGACTTCTCGAGGACGATGAACGGCGGAGTCAAATGGGCCTCGAGGGTCGTCAATACGTCAGCGACAGATATGACAGGAAGCGTATTGCAGGTCGACTCCGTGAAGAGTTGCACCAGTTTGAAAATAGCAGTCGCGGTCGCGCTGGTCAAGATTCCCCCTCTGAAAGCTGA
- a CDS encoding nucleotide sugar dehydrogenase: MTICVHGLGFVGLATASLFANNDREVIGFDPDDELIGKLEFGEPEVGESDFEAYIQDALDGSLTPSRQPEPADYHLICVPTPYDDNEEQADLSYIRSSAQNISGILQEGDTVVVESTVPPGTTVEVVQPILSNMSTINGDAFGLGYTPETIMPGNTLTELRNNDRIIGGIDDRSTAAIRELYEPILGGEVHAAPDPTTAEFAKLAQNAARDVEIAYANTLSLVAAEYNIDSRSAIDLANNHPRVNILDPGPGVGGHCLPVDPLFLCDGSDETVLIETARDINNRMPRHIIRLLKREVGVLDDKTVAVLGITYKGNVSDTRNSPGLEIARLVDNRKEATPQLTDGGRDSCSVAIHDPRATDSTLNLVSLEEAIEGADAVIFGAAHTEFADIDPSWIAEKLDGQTVIDPVNAIDESYWADNSLEVISI, from the coding sequence ATGACTATCTGCGTCCACGGTCTTGGCTTCGTTGGGCTGGCAACCGCGTCCCTGTTTGCGAACAACGATCGCGAGGTTATCGGTTTTGATCCAGACGACGAGCTGATCGGAAAACTGGAGTTCGGTGAGCCCGAAGTCGGCGAATCTGATTTTGAGGCGTACATTCAGGACGCGCTCGATGGTTCACTCACACCTAGTCGACAACCCGAACCAGCAGATTATCATCTAATCTGTGTTCCCACACCCTACGACGATAACGAGGAACAGGCCGATCTATCATATATCAGATCATCCGCTCAGAACATATCGGGTATCCTCCAGGAAGGTGATACAGTCGTCGTGGAGTCGACGGTTCCACCCGGAACGACGGTTGAGGTCGTGCAGCCCATTCTTTCGAATATGAGCACAATAAACGGTGATGCGTTCGGACTCGGCTATACCCCTGAAACAATCATGCCGGGAAACACGCTAACTGAACTCCGGAACAACGACCGTATTATTGGCGGCATCGATGATCGCTCCACTGCGGCCATCCGAGAACTTTATGAACCAATACTGGGTGGAGAAGTTCACGCTGCTCCTGATCCGACGACCGCAGAATTCGCAAAACTGGCACAAAATGCCGCCAGAGACGTTGAGATCGCATACGCCAACACGCTCTCACTTGTGGCAGCCGAATATAATATTGATAGCAGATCGGCCATCGACCTCGCGAATAATCATCCGCGTGTAAATATCCTTGATCCCGGGCCCGGCGTAGGTGGTCACTGCCTCCCTGTTGACCCGTTGTTCCTGTGTGATGGCTCAGATGAGACAGTCCTGATTGAAACGGCCCGTGATATAAATAACCGAATGCCGAGACACATTATTAGATTATTGAAAAGAGAGGTTGGCGTACTCGATGACAAAACGGTCGCTGTACTCGGCATCACCTACAAAGGAAACGTCAGTGATACACGGAACAGTCCCGGACTGGAGATCGCTCGTCTTGTCGACAATAGAAAAGAGGCGACCCCTCAACTAACCGACGGGGGTCGTGACAGTTGTTCAGTGGCTATCCACGACCCGCGTGCCACCGACTCGACCCTTAATCTCGTCTCACTTGAAGAGGCGATTGAGGGTGCTGACGCGGTAATCTTCGGTGCCGCACATACTGAGTTTGCCGATATCGATCCCTCCTGGATTGCAGAGAAGCTCGATGGTCAGACAGTCATCGATCCCGTCAACGCCATCGATGAGAGTTATTGGGCCGACAACAGCCTCGAAGTAATATCAATTTGA
- a CDS encoding alginate lyase family protein: protein MCEKKLRLYGHTLARMEHAQIAGMGKRKFRESLLSRLPIALDSRYELDVPSAPVVDLDPFEFDLRQIRSSLSSDTRERFRERARRAAAGDLEFIGRTIRVQPAEAIDWFDTRFDDVPALWRLKLYAFEPLKWAVLGFEGPGEAPPGVVKTFDAWLDDWIATTHIGEPGYLRKTWTPWAVSLRIQIWARYAAWKEGAEAEESTTGSYDTLRPLLEELFKNALFLSDNVEWGVGGNHLIENGAALLSAGVLFPNSGQDFLDQGKDVLSRTTERQLLADGCHFERSPMYHAIVTERLLASRTLLAASNRPVPDWLRDASRRTTAFLQAIHPPDDRIPLFNDAVFEQALPLDACLNYASAVGVPVTDVRLECKEVPETSGYCWLDTRSGRMLVDGGAVGPPHLPGHSHNDLFSFVLWVGGQRTITDTGAYSYAAGNRRQYARGVEGHNTVQVGTSNPIEIGGRYLMGARTDPDVDVRYGEVDVFEGYYETARRAPADYWHRRFFIAGDDWWLVWDRVGGPDTETTPVTSRLHFHPDVSVTGDISDGRIEVPIENTAESAPRSLRLRAVAFDDTALENQEYYPRFGIAQERSTFALWADPTTDHPVSLGYLLTASDSGGGAELETEDGLPVAVETVDGQIEPLSDLPM from the coding sequence ATGTGTGAGAAAAAGCTCCGATTGTACGGACACACGCTGGCGCGAATGGAGCACGCTCAGATCGCCGGTATGGGAAAGCGGAAGTTCCGAGAGTCCCTGCTTTCCCGGCTCCCGATCGCTCTTGACAGTCGCTACGAGCTAGACGTACCATCAGCCCCTGTGGTGGATCTCGATCCGTTCGAGTTTGATCTGAGACAGATTCGCTCAAGCCTGTCCAGTGACACCCGCGAACGGTTCCGCGAGCGAGCAAGACGTGCGGCAGCCGGAGATCTGGAATTCATCGGTCGGACTATCCGTGTCCAGCCTGCCGAGGCGATAGATTGGTTCGATACTCGATTCGACGACGTCCCGGCCCTCTGGCGGCTGAAATTATACGCATTTGAACCACTCAAGTGGGCGGTTCTGGGGTTTGAGGGGCCAGGTGAAGCACCTCCGGGGGTGGTCAAGACGTTTGACGCGTGGTTGGACGACTGGATAGCAACCACGCATATTGGGGAGCCGGGCTACCTTCGGAAGACGTGGACGCCTTGGGCCGTCTCGCTCAGGATCCAGATATGGGCAAGATACGCAGCCTGGAAGGAGGGAGCTGAGGCAGAGGAGTCTACAACAGGCTCATACGACACGTTACGCCCGCTCCTCGAAGAACTATTCAAGAACGCGCTGTTTCTGTCCGATAACGTCGAGTGGGGTGTCGGTGGAAACCACCTAATTGAGAACGGTGCTGCGCTTCTCAGTGCCGGCGTCCTATTCCCCAACAGTGGTCAGGATTTCCTCGACCAAGGTAAGGACGTTCTCTCACGTACGACAGAACGACAATTGCTCGCGGACGGATGTCACTTTGAGCGGAGCCCGATGTACCACGCGATAGTGACCGAGCGACTACTAGCGTCGCGGACGCTGCTGGCGGCCAGTAACAGACCGGTTCCGGACTGGTTGCGCGACGCGAGCAGACGTACGACAGCGTTCCTCCAGGCGATCCATCCACCGGACGATCGGATTCCGCTTTTCAACGACGCTGTGTTTGAACAGGCGCTGCCGCTCGACGCGTGCCTAAACTACGCAAGTGCAGTCGGCGTCCCTGTGACGGATGTGCGTCTCGAATGTAAGGAGGTCCCAGAGACGTCTGGATACTGTTGGCTCGACACCCGATCCGGTCGAATGCTTGTTGATGGGGGGGCGGTCGGCCCTCCGCACCTCCCGGGCCACTCTCATAATGACCTGTTCAGTTTCGTCCTCTGGGTCGGTGGCCAACGGACGATTACCGACACCGGCGCGTACAGCTATGCGGCGGGGAACCGACGCCAATACGCACGCGGGGTTGAGGGACACAACACCGTGCAGGTCGGGACATCAAATCCAATCGAGATCGGCGGTCGATACCTAATGGGGGCTCGAACCGACCCCGACGTTGACGTGCGATATGGCGAGGTTGACGTGTTTGAGGGGTACTATGAAACTGCCAGGAGGGCACCAGCAGACTACTGGCACCGTCGGTTCTTTATCGCCGGGGACGATTGGTGGCTGGTCTGGGACCGAGTTGGTGGTCCGGACACCGAGACGACACCGGTCACCAGCCGGCTCCATTTCCATCCAGATGTCTCGGTCACGGGCGATATATCCGACGGTCGCATCGAGGTACCAATCGAGAACACTGCGGAATCAGCACCACGTTCACTGCGTCTACGAGCCGTAGCGTTCGACGACACCGCGCTTGAGAACCAGGAGTACTATCCCCGGTTTGGCATCGCGCAAGAGCGGTCGACGTTCGCTCTCTGGGCAGACCCGACCACAGACCATCCTGTTTCACTCGGCTACCTATTGACTGCGTCGGACAGTGGCGGGGGAGCCGAACTCGAGACTGAGGACGGTCTACCGGTAGCGGTGGAGACCGTTGACGGTCAGATAGAGCCGTTGTCCGACTTACCGATGTGA
- a CDS encoding sulfatase yields the protein MSEAPVNVVWITLESVRAANASVCGYERETTPNLRRIAESDGGVSFENCFSGSIWTPASSASLLTGTHLFEHRVGYDGKAEEPLPSEFATLPGLLRERGYRTACLSPNSYISEPTGLDRGFDKFHLLLQRKAPFDGETALPTLKYLLRSRTYGPGFSLDIDKHNQTYVMLKTLESWLDSLASDPAPFFLYVHCPNPHLPYTPPQKWIDSFTDDITLSPREALQLSLDTYADRDQMIGSIANGCQFTGDEWAALRAMYDAEIAYADEFVGSLFDRVRELDTGNTIFVVTGDHGDLFGERGLLGHNLVLHDHLTNVPLIIHGLEGVERASDSMVQHVDITRTIAEALGVTDKQFSGVDLRNGGLEYAISQRGFAHFDEYLNANPSFDTSQFHSQPTTALRSDSFKFVRSEDKSALYELPDEDTDTSDEYPVVRDRFNTRLDEALNSMTFRDESGRGAEYTDAMEQQLSDLGYK from the coding sequence ATGAGCGAGGCCCCGGTCAACGTCGTTTGGATAACGCTTGAGAGCGTTCGCGCAGCGAACGCGTCTGTGTGTGGATATGAGCGAGAAACGACACCGAATCTCCGTCGTATTGCCGAATCTGACGGTGGCGTGTCCTTCGAGAACTGTTTTTCGGGTTCGATATGGACGCCTGCTTCCAGTGCATCTCTTCTCACAGGTACACACCTGTTTGAGCACCGCGTCGGCTATGATGGGAAGGCGGAGGAACCGCTCCCATCAGAATTTGCTACGCTTCCAGGGTTACTCCGGGAGCGTGGTTACCGGACCGCTTGCCTCTCGCCGAACTCATATATCAGCGAGCCAACCGGTCTCGACAGGGGATTCGATAAGTTTCACCTCCTACTACAGCGGAAGGCACCGTTCGATGGGGAGACTGCCCTCCCGACTCTAAAGTATCTCCTCCGGTCACGAACGTATGGCCCTGGGTTTTCTTTGGATATCGACAAGCACAATCAGACCTATGTGATGCTCAAGACGCTCGAATCGTGGCTGGATTCGTTGGCGTCGGACCCTGCTCCGTTCTTCCTCTATGTCCACTGCCCGAATCCGCATCTTCCGTACACACCACCACAGAAGTGGATTGACAGCTTTACTGACGACATCACGCTCTCTCCGCGCGAGGCGCTCCAGCTCTCGCTGGACACATACGCTGATAGGGACCAGATGATTGGGAGTATCGCCAACGGGTGCCAGTTCACCGGGGACGAATGGGCGGCGTTACGAGCGATGTACGACGCCGAGATCGCGTATGCCGACGAGTTTGTGGGTTCGCTGTTCGACCGGGTTCGAGAATTGGACACGGGGAATACAATATTCGTGGTTACCGGAGATCACGGAGATCTGTTCGGAGAGCGTGGTCTCCTGGGTCACAATCTCGTTCTCCACGACCATCTGACGAACGTCCCGCTAATCATCCACGGCTTGGAAGGGGTCGAACGCGCCAGCGACTCTATGGTACAACACGTGGACATCACGCGAACTATAGCCGAGGCGCTCGGAGTCACTGACAAACAATTCAGCGGCGTCGACCTTCGTAACGGAGGACTGGAATACGCGATCAGTCAACGCGGCTTCGCACACTTTGATGAGTATTTGAATGCCAACCCGTCGTTCGACACGTCGCAGTTCCACAGTCAGCCGACGACTGCGCTCAGGTCTGACTCGTTCAAGTTTGTTAGGAGCGAGGACAAGTCGGCGCTTTACGAGCTGCCCGACGAGGATACCGACACCAGCGACGAGTACCCGGTTGTCCGCGATCGTTTCAACACCCGACTTGACGAGGCGCTCAATAGTATGACGTTCCGGGATGAGTCTGGCCGGGGCGCAGAATACACCGACGCGATGGAACAACAACTCTCGGATCTCGGTTACAAGTAG